In Capillimicrobium parvum, a genomic segment contains:
- a CDS encoding 3-hydroxyacyl-CoA dehydrogenase NAD-binding domain-containing protein: protein MSQVEEQGPTATPAARAEPAPRLAVIGAGAMGAGIAAVAVRAGLPTALCDVDAAALDRGVQRLRGSLERAVARGRLPGAEARAALERLAPTIDLAAAAAGAAVVLEAVPERLDLKREILARAAAAAPRAVLASNTSSLPIAALAAAVPAPERLVGLHFFNPPQAMALVELVRSARTDPRAAATARALAERMGKVVVEVADGPGFLVNRCARPYYLEALRIVEDGVAEPSQIDRICRLAGAFPMGPFELMDVVGLDVSLAVTESMWEQAHGEPRWRPSPIQVSMVAAGRLGRKAGGGFYPGEPAPPEPDAAPAVVGPSPPVITIAGGEPALLALRERARRAGIDVHRAPVAGMPLITTFERVPSGHDGPVLMSSVDTTLAARQVATACAFSLLEPAPEEGGLVELGVGPWTPRSAVRAATALFSALGYATEQVADAPGGVLGRIVAQIVNEASFAVDAGVASSEDVDLGMTVGLGHPRGPAVWGGLIGLARVTGVLDELGDVERDPRYRVAPGLRRRAWS, encoded by the coding sequence GTGTCCCAGGTGGAGGAGCAGGGCCCCACGGCGACGCCGGCCGCCCGCGCGGAACCGGCGCCGCGGCTCGCCGTGATCGGCGCCGGCGCGATGGGCGCCGGCATCGCCGCCGTCGCGGTCCGGGCGGGCCTGCCCACGGCACTGTGCGACGTCGACGCCGCGGCGCTGGACCGCGGCGTGCAGCGCCTGCGCGGCAGCCTGGAGCGAGCGGTCGCGCGCGGCAGGCTCCCCGGGGCCGAGGCGCGGGCCGCGCTCGAGCGCCTCGCGCCCACCATCGACCTCGCGGCCGCGGCCGCCGGCGCCGCGGTCGTCCTGGAGGCGGTGCCCGAGCGCCTGGACCTCAAGCGCGAGATCCTCGCCCGCGCGGCCGCCGCGGCCCCGCGGGCGGTCCTCGCGTCGAACACGTCGTCGCTGCCGATCGCCGCGCTCGCCGCCGCCGTGCCGGCGCCCGAGCGGCTCGTCGGCCTGCACTTCTTCAACCCGCCGCAGGCGATGGCGCTCGTCGAGCTCGTGCGCTCGGCGCGGACCGACCCGCGGGCCGCCGCCACGGCCCGCGCGCTCGCGGAGCGCATGGGCAAGGTGGTCGTCGAGGTCGCGGACGGTCCCGGGTTCCTCGTCAACCGCTGTGCGCGGCCGTACTACCTCGAGGCGCTGCGGATCGTCGAGGACGGCGTCGCCGAGCCGAGCCAGATCGACCGGATCTGCCGCCTGGCCGGCGCCTTTCCCATGGGGCCGTTCGAGCTGATGGACGTGGTCGGCCTCGATGTCAGCCTCGCGGTCACGGAGTCCATGTGGGAGCAGGCCCATGGCGAGCCGCGCTGGCGCCCGAGCCCCATCCAGGTCTCCATGGTCGCCGCCGGTCGCCTGGGCCGCAAGGCGGGCGGCGGCTTCTACCCCGGCGAGCCGGCGCCGCCCGAGCCCGACGCGGCCCCCGCCGTCGTCGGTCCCTCCCCCCCGGTGATCACGATCGCCGGAGGTGAGCCGGCGCTGCTGGCGCTGCGGGAGCGGGCCCGGCGCGCAGGGATCGACGTGCACAGGGCGCCCGTGGCGGGAATGCCTCTGATCACGACGTTCGAGCGTGTGCCCTCCGGCCACGACGGGCCCGTCCTGATGAGCAGCGTCGACACCACCCTCGCGGCGCGCCAGGTCGCCACGGCCTGTGCGTTCTCGCTGCTCGAGCCGGCGCCCGAGGAGGGTGGCCTCGTCGAGTTGGGCGTCGGGCCATGGACGCCGCGGTCCGCGGTGCGAGCGGCGACCGCGCTGTTCTCGGCGCTGGGCTACGCCACCGAGCAGGTCGCCGACGCACCGGGCGGCGTGCTCGGCCGCATCGTCGCCCAGATCGTCAACGAGGCGTCGTTCGCCGTGGACGCCGGGGTGGCGTCCAGCGAGGACGTCGACCTCGGCATGACGGTCGGGCTCGGGCACCCTCGCGGGCCCGCGGTCTGGGGCGGGCTGATCGGGCTCGCCCGGGTCACCGGCGTGCTCGACGAGCTGGGGGACGTTGAGCGCGACCCGCGCTACCGCGTCGCGCCCGGCCTGCGCCGGCGGGCGTGGTCCTGA
- a CDS encoding phenylacetate--CoA ligase family protein, translating into MHTSYWNPRTETLSREQLDALQLRKLRDLVAWTLQNAPWQAARLREAGVTPDVLRTLDDVRRIPFLTRAEWMESQIADPPFGAVLSQPREAAIRYHTTSGTTGSRPLAVLDGPKDWEWIAELWCYALWGFGIRPGDTIFFAFSYGTFVGFWGAHYAAEKLGCLVLPGGNMTTEGRVRQIVDTGTTVVCSTPTYALRMAQEAQALGIDLPGSAVSRLILSGEPAGSIPATKRLIEEQWGAKAADTAGMTEVGTIVMFECEHQPGGAHIIEDHILEEVVDPITDEPVPYGEEGERIVTSFGRGFIPLLRYRTRDLVRRVPASTCPCGRGFDIYDGGIRGRVDDMKVVRGTNVYPRAIEEIVRRREQIDEFQIHLYTVDGLRDEIEVLVECEAVSGEEDPLLRELRRELADAHEGLRIGVKLAEPESLPRFELKAKRLVDDREVWGSQGDRKAM; encoded by the coding sequence ATGCACACGTCGTACTGGAATCCGCGGACCGAGACGCTCTCGCGGGAGCAGCTCGACGCGTTGCAGTTGCGCAAGCTGCGCGATCTGGTCGCGTGGACGCTGCAGAACGCACCGTGGCAGGCGGCGCGGCTGCGCGAGGCGGGCGTCACACCCGATGTCCTTCGCACGCTCGACGACGTGCGCCGGATCCCGTTCCTCACCCGCGCGGAGTGGATGGAGAGCCAGATCGCCGATCCGCCGTTCGGCGCGGTGCTCTCCCAGCCGCGCGAGGCGGCGATCCGCTACCACACGACCTCGGGGACGACGGGCAGCCGCCCGCTCGCGGTGCTCGACGGCCCGAAGGACTGGGAGTGGATCGCCGAGCTGTGGTGCTACGCGCTGTGGGGCTTCGGCATCCGGCCGGGCGACACCATCTTCTTCGCGTTCAGCTACGGCACGTTCGTCGGGTTCTGGGGCGCGCACTACGCGGCGGAGAAGCTCGGGTGCCTCGTCCTGCCCGGGGGGAACATGACCACCGAGGGGCGCGTACGCCAGATCGTCGACACCGGCACGACGGTCGTGTGCTCGACCCCGACGTACGCGCTGCGGATGGCTCAGGAGGCGCAGGCGCTGGGGATCGACCTGCCGGGCAGCGCGGTGTCGCGGCTGATCCTGTCCGGGGAGCCGGCCGGGTCGATCCCGGCGACGAAGCGGCTCATCGAGGAGCAGTGGGGGGCCAAGGCGGCCGACACGGCGGGCATGACCGAGGTCGGCACGATCGTCATGTTCGAGTGCGAGCATCAGCCCGGCGGCGCGCACATCATCGAGGACCACATCCTCGAGGAGGTCGTCGACCCGATCACCGACGAGCCCGTGCCGTACGGCGAGGAGGGCGAGCGGATCGTCACCTCCTTCGGCCGGGGGTTCATCCCGCTGCTGCGCTACCGCACGCGCGACCTGGTGCGCCGGGTGCCGGCGTCGACATGCCCGTGCGGCCGCGGCTTCGACATCTACGACGGCGGGATCCGCGGCCGGGTCGACGACATGAAGGTCGTGCGCGGCACGAACGTCTACCCGCGCGCGATCGAGGAGATCGTTCGCCGGCGCGAGCAGATCGACGAGTTCCAGATCCACCTCTACACGGTCGACGGGCTGCGCGACGAGATCGAGGTGCTCGTGGAGTGCGAGGCGGTCTCGGGCGAGGAGGACCCGCTGCTGCGCGAGCTGCGCCGCGAGCTGGCCGACGCGCACGAGGGCCTGCGGATCGGCGTCAAGCTCGCCGAGCCGGAGTCGCTGCCGCGCTTCGAGCTGAAGGCCAAGCGCCTCGTCGACGACCGCGAGGTCTGGGGATCGCAGGGCGACAGGAAGGCGATGTGA
- a CDS encoding zinc-dependent alcohol dehydrogenase produces the protein MRALVCEDGGALRLASVDAPVIEAPGDVLVRITTTTICGGDVHLRHGVIPAEMGFVMGHEYVGVVEAVGEGVRTRRPGDRVVGAAIISCGVCDRCAKGAAQQCRDGGILGAGRSWGGFGGTHAEMLRVPFADRTTALVPGELDDEQVLLVGDILSTGLHGARTGGVRPGDVVAVLGAGPVGLCAVHATTLFGPSRIVATDLEPARLAVARRLGADAVVDAGAPDVVGAVLEATGGVEPDVVIEAAGSQPTLLQAAELVRPGGRVAIIGNPGAARELPLIDLFNKAATVTGGLAALDRMPELIRLIAAGRLDLRPLITHRFALDEIAAAFDLFERRQENVVKVAVQV, from the coding sequence GTGAGGGCACTCGTCTGCGAGGACGGTGGGGCGCTGCGCCTGGCCTCCGTCGACGCGCCCGTCATCGAGGCGCCCGGCGACGTTCTGGTCCGCATCACCACGACGACGATCTGCGGCGGCGACGTCCACCTGCGCCACGGCGTCATCCCTGCGGAGATGGGATTCGTCATGGGCCACGAGTACGTCGGCGTGGTCGAGGCGGTGGGCGAGGGCGTGCGCACGCGGCGCCCCGGCGACCGCGTCGTGGGCGCGGCGATCATCTCCTGTGGCGTGTGCGACCGTTGCGCGAAGGGAGCGGCGCAGCAGTGCCGTGACGGCGGCATCCTCGGCGCCGGCCGGTCGTGGGGCGGCTTCGGCGGCACCCACGCCGAGATGCTGCGCGTGCCGTTCGCCGACCGCACGACGGCCCTCGTCCCCGGCGAGCTCGACGACGAGCAGGTGCTGCTGGTGGGCGACATCCTGTCGACCGGCCTGCACGGGGCACGGACCGGCGGCGTCCGGCCCGGCGACGTCGTGGCCGTCCTGGGCGCCGGGCCGGTCGGCCTGTGCGCGGTGCACGCGACGACGCTCTTCGGGCCGAGCCGCATCGTCGCCACCGACCTCGAGCCGGCGCGGCTGGCGGTCGCGCGGCGGCTCGGGGCGGACGCCGTGGTGGACGCCGGCGCGCCCGACGTGGTCGGCGCGGTGCTCGAGGCGACCGGCGGCGTGGAGCCGGACGTCGTGATCGAGGCGGCCGGAAGCCAGCCGACGCTGCTGCAGGCCGCGGAGCTGGTGCGACCGGGCGGGCGCGTCGCGATCATCGGCAACCCCGGCGCGGCGCGCGAGCTCCCGCTCATCGACCTCTTCAACAAGGCGGCGACGGTCACCGGCGGCCTCGCTGCGCTGGACCGGATGCCGGAGCTGATCCGCCTCATCGCGGCGGGCCGGCTGGACCTGCGGCCGCTGATCACCCATCGCTTCGCGCTGGACGAGATCGCGGCCGCCTTCGATCTGTTCGAGCGACGTCAGGAGAACGTGGTGAAGGTGGCGGTGCAGGTATGA
- a CDS encoding alpha/beta fold hydrolase, whose translation MSNSEFDPFAGRSTPDSGRVVETDRVALWCHDDGADGEPVLMVGGFTAGHFAFDHARPYLRDHRLITWEPRGLGRSACPDPAAEPYSVAMWAEDLRALMDALDLERAHVWAVGFGSYIGHRFAAQYPERVGAYVTYTDVWARDPQKGYPQIWEVYSAIVRNFGTTGFGGRVLANVFDVSDVPWFGAWEASNIEDVLHPETVDATVGYCLTEADVRDDLAGIQAPTLVLQGDRTWDGRTIDPAEDPSLQLMVERVANIETKLIPDAHPGYVAVQKPAEFATGAREFLERHPLG comes from the coding sequence ATGAGCAACAGTGAGTTCGATCCCTTCGCGGGACGCTCGACCCCGGACTCGGGGCGGGTCGTGGAGACCGACCGCGTCGCGCTGTGGTGTCACGACGACGGCGCGGACGGCGAGCCGGTGCTGATGGTCGGCGGCTTCACGGCCGGCCACTTCGCGTTCGACCACGCGCGGCCGTACCTGCGCGACCACCGGCTCATCACGTGGGAGCCGCGCGGGCTGGGGCGCTCGGCGTGCCCGGACCCCGCGGCCGAGCCGTACTCGGTGGCGATGTGGGCGGAGGACCTGCGCGCGCTCATGGACGCACTCGACCTCGAGCGCGCGCACGTCTGGGCCGTGGGCTTCGGCAGCTACATCGGCCACCGCTTCGCCGCGCAGTACCCGGAGCGCGTCGGCGCCTACGTGACGTACACCGACGTGTGGGCGCGCGACCCGCAGAAGGGCTATCCGCAGATCTGGGAGGTCTACTCGGCGATCGTGCGCAACTTCGGCACGACGGGCTTCGGCGGCCGTGTCCTGGCCAACGTGTTCGACGTCTCCGACGTGCCGTGGTTCGGTGCGTGGGAGGCGAGCAACATCGAGGACGTCCTGCACCCGGAGACGGTTGACGCGACCGTCGGCTACTGCCTCACCGAGGCCGACGTGCGCGACGACCTCGCGGGCATCCAGGCGCCGACGCTGGTGCTCCAGGGCGACCGGACCTGGGACGGGCGGACGATCGACCCGGCCGAGGATCCGTCGCTGCAGCTCATGGTCGAGCGCGTCGCGAACATCGAGACGAAGCTCATCCCGGACGCCCATCCCGGCTACGTCGCGGTCCAGAAGCCGGCGGAGTTCGCGACGGGCGCCCGCGAGTTCCTGGAGCGCCATCCGCTGGGCTGA
- a CDS encoding PaaX family transcriptional regulator, translated as MLQPQDLAITILGAHLRRPGERVWSGGMVEILGEFGFSTEAARAALSRLVSRGLLQRQREGRLVFYVLSPRAHELLAEGDRRIFSFGRGAPAADAWTVVWHTIPEDRRVERAQLAQRLRFLGFGSVQDATWIAASDREQEVRALLDALDVSDFACMFLGRISRGTEQALLLSGAWDVEDLERRYGGFIAEYGRYLDADQRDKLDPREAFVVRARMLHSFRGFPFGDPELPDTIAPGAAARAEAVTTFDAIYEALAEPASAHFAEVALGQSPAPVAVAPPAA; from the coding sequence ATGCTGCAACCCCAGGACCTGGCGATCACCATCCTCGGAGCCCACCTGCGCCGGCCCGGCGAGCGAGTCTGGTCCGGCGGGATGGTCGAGATCCTCGGCGAGTTCGGCTTCTCGACCGAGGCGGCGCGCGCCGCGCTCTCGCGCCTCGTCTCGCGCGGGCTGCTGCAGCGCCAGCGCGAGGGCCGGCTCGTCTTCTACGTCCTCAGCCCGCGCGCGCACGAGCTGCTCGCCGAGGGCGACCGGCGCATCTTCTCCTTCGGCCGCGGCGCTCCGGCCGCGGACGCGTGGACGGTCGTCTGGCACACGATCCCCGAGGACCGGCGCGTGGAGCGCGCGCAGCTCGCCCAGCGCCTGCGCTTCCTCGGGTTCGGCTCCGTGCAGGACGCGACGTGGATCGCCGCCAGCGACCGCGAGCAGGAGGTCCGCGCACTGCTCGACGCGCTCGACGTCTCGGACTTCGCCTGCATGTTCCTCGGCCGCATCTCGCGCGGCACCGAGCAGGCGCTGCTGCTCTCGGGCGCCTGGGACGTCGAGGACCTGGAGCGCCGCTACGGCGGGTTCATCGCCGAGTACGGCCGCTACCTCGACGCGGACCAGCGCGACAAGCTGGACCCGCGCGAGGCCTTCGTCGTGCGCGCCCGGATGCTGCACAGCTTCCGCGGCTTCCCGTTCGGCGACCCCGAGCTGCCGGACACGATCGCCCCGGGCGCGGCCGCGCGGGCGGAGGCGGTGACGACGTTCGACGCGATCTACGAGGCGCTCGCCGAGCCCGCCTCCGCACACTTCGCGGAGGTCGCGCTCGGCCAATCGCCCGCACCGGTCGCCGTCGCCCCGCCCGCCGCCTGA
- a CDS encoding thiamine pyrophosphate-binding protein, with amino-acid sequence MSDPSGGGRLSPTVADAVGRRLAALGVDTFFGVVGSGNFVVTAALSGAGARFVAARHESGAVCMADGWARVTGRVGVCSLHQGPGLTNAVTGIAEAVKSRTPLLVLAGDTPPAALASNFLIDQDGLVTSVGAIAETIYSAETAEADAVRALRRARLERRPVILNLPIDVQAQPAAGVPDVAAAPLPGAPGPRPADVAAAADLLEQAQRPLIIAGRGAVISDAGPALAALGERCGALLANSAPAHGIFAGEPFGLGIAGGFSTPLAAGLLPQADVVISFGAGLNHWTTRHGELIGAQARLIGVDVDPGAIGKNRRADLAVAADASAMAEALDAELARRGVSPAPWRTEELRDELAARRWRDEPFEPSDAGGVIDPRTLSIALADLLPADKAVVIDSGHFTGWPAMFLDVEDPRAWLFVNGFQCVGLGLGCAIGAAVAAPERMTVLAVGDGGLFLSLPELDTAARVGARLLVVVYDDAAYGAELHHFGPMGHDTDTVRFRDADLAAIAAAAGCGAVTVRSLDDLAPVEAWARDGGGPLLVDAKVDPAIVADWLKDAFRAG; translated from the coding sequence ATGAGCGATCCCAGCGGTGGTGGACGGCTGTCGCCGACCGTGGCGGACGCCGTCGGCCGGCGGCTCGCGGCGCTCGGGGTGGACACCTTCTTCGGGGTCGTCGGCAGCGGGAACTTCGTCGTCACGGCCGCGTTGTCCGGGGCCGGAGCGCGATTCGTCGCCGCGCGCCACGAGAGCGGCGCAGTGTGCATGGCCGACGGGTGGGCGCGGGTGACCGGCCGCGTCGGAGTGTGCTCCCTGCACCAGGGCCCCGGGCTGACGAACGCGGTCACCGGCATCGCCGAGGCGGTCAAGAGCCGCACCCCGCTGCTCGTCCTGGCCGGCGACACGCCGCCGGCCGCGCTGGCCTCGAACTTCCTCATCGACCAGGACGGTCTGGTGACCTCGGTCGGCGCGATCGCCGAGACGATCTACAGCGCCGAGACCGCCGAGGCCGACGCGGTGCGGGCGCTGCGCCGCGCGCGGCTCGAGCGCCGGCCCGTCATCCTCAACCTGCCGATCGACGTGCAGGCCCAGCCCGCCGCCGGCGTCCCCGACGTGGCGGCCGCCCCGCTGCCGGGCGCACCCGGCCCGCGGCCCGCGGACGTCGCCGCCGCGGCGGACCTCCTCGAGCAGGCGCAGCGCCCGCTCATCATCGCCGGCCGCGGCGCGGTCATCTCCGACGCCGGCCCGGCGCTGGCGGCGCTCGGCGAGCGCTGCGGCGCGCTGCTCGCCAACAGCGCGCCGGCGCACGGCATCTTCGCGGGCGAGCCGTTCGGCCTCGGCATCGCCGGGGGGTTCAGCACGCCGCTCGCGGCCGGCCTCCTGCCGCAGGCCGACGTGGTGATCTCCTTCGGCGCCGGCCTCAACCACTGGACGACGCGCCACGGCGAGCTGATCGGAGCGCAGGCGAGGCTGATCGGAGTGGACGTCGACCCCGGTGCGATCGGCAAGAACCGGCGGGCGGACCTCGCGGTCGCCGCGGATGCCTCGGCCATGGCCGAGGCGCTGGACGCCGAGCTCGCGCGGCGCGGCGTGTCGCCCGCGCCCTGGCGCACCGAGGAGCTGCGCGACGAGCTCGCGGCGCGCCGCTGGCGCGACGAGCCGTTCGAGCCGAGCGACGCCGGCGGCGTCATCGACCCGCGGACGCTGTCGATCGCGCTCGCCGACCTGCTGCCCGCCGACAAGGCGGTCGTCATCGACTCCGGCCACTTCACCGGCTGGCCGGCGATGTTCCTCGACGTCGAGGATCCGCGCGCCTGGCTGTTCGTCAACGGCTTCCAGTGCGTCGGCCTCGGGCTCGGCTGCGCGATCGGCGCGGCCGTGGCGGCGCCGGAGCGCATGACCGTGCTCGCCGTCGGCGACGGCGGCCTGTTCCTGTCGCTGCCGGAGCTCGACACCGCCGCGCGCGTCGGCGCCCGCCTGCTCGTCGTGGTCTACGACGACGCCGCCTACGGCGCCGAGCTGCACCATTTCGGGCCGATGGGCCACGACACCGACACCGTTCGCTTCCGCGACGCCGACCTGGCGGCGATCGCCGCGGCGGCCGGATGCGGGGCCGTGACGGTCCGGTCGCTCGACGACCTCGCCCCGGTCGAGGCCTGGGCGCGCGACGGCGGCGGGCCGCTGCTCGTCGACGCCAAGGTCGATCCGGCGATCGTCGCCGACTGGCTCAAGGATGCCTTCCGCGCCGGCTGA
- a CDS encoding cyclase family protein: MSSTSSTPTAALLDALADGSVRVVDLTQPLSEKTPVLQLPEPFANTPPLSRRQLSRYDDDGPAWRWDVLELGEHTGTHFDAPIHWISGKDGKDVASVEPGRLVGPAVVIDRAEACAQDPGYLLTVADFEAWEAEHGRIPEGAWILFHSGWDARAQDAEAFLNVGAEGPVTPGPDVEAARWLGSERGISGFGVETVGIDAGAAGGFDPIFPVHQYLLGNDRYGLTQLANLGELPPAGAVVVVSPLKLVDGTGSPSRVLALVPA, from the coding sequence ATGTCGTCCACGTCGTCCACCCCCACCGCCGCCCTCCTCGACGCCCTGGCCGACGGCTCGGTCCGGGTCGTCGACCTCACGCAGCCGCTGAGCGAGAAGACCCCCGTCCTGCAGCTGCCCGAGCCGTTCGCCAACACGCCGCCGCTGTCGCGCCGGCAGCTCAGCCGCTACGACGACGACGGCCCCGCCTGGAGGTGGGACGTCCTCGAGCTCGGCGAGCACACCGGCACGCACTTCGACGCGCCGATCCACTGGATCAGCGGCAAGGACGGCAAGGACGTCGCGTCGGTCGAGCCCGGCCGGCTCGTCGGCCCGGCCGTCGTCATCGACCGCGCGGAGGCCTGCGCCCAGGACCCCGGCTACCTGCTGACGGTCGCCGACTTCGAGGCGTGGGAGGCGGAGCACGGCCGCATCCCCGAGGGCGCGTGGATCCTGTTCCACAGCGGCTGGGACGCCCGGGCGCAGGACGCGGAGGCGTTCCTGAACGTGGGCGCGGAGGGCCCCGTGACGCCGGGCCCCGACGTCGAGGCGGCGCGCTGGCTGGGCTCCGAGCGCGGCATCTCCGGCTTCGGGGTGGAGACGGTCGGCATCGACGCGGGCGCCGCGGGCGGCTTCGACCCGATCTTCCCGGTGCACCAGTACCTGCTCGGCAACGACCGGTACGGCCTCACGCAGCTGGCCAACCTCGGCGAGCTGCCGCCGGCCGGCGCGGTGGTCGTCGTCTCGCCGCTGAAGCTCGTCGACGGCACGGGGTCGCCCTCGCGCGTCCTCGCGCTCGTGCCCGCCTGA
- a CDS encoding pyridoxamine 5'-phosphate oxidase family protein, with protein sequence MTEDPFHEGSRALQDRFDTRRMADHAIDLLGFRDPEPELDEEAQAFVRRMSFVFLGTADADGRPHCSYKGGEPGFVRVLDARTLALPDYNGNGMFDSLGNVSVNPAVDLLFIDFEAESPWRLRVKGLASISADDPLMAEYPGAQLILRVKATRIYPVCPRYVHRMKIVEPSKFVPRAQEPPPPPPEWKLDPADVPPETLPAGDPARAELERRAAAAARGEAPAEPTHGPWVGGVPGRR encoded by the coding sequence ATGACGGAGGATCCGTTCCACGAGGGCTCGCGGGCCCTCCAGGACCGCTTCGACACGCGGCGGATGGCCGACCACGCCATCGACCTGCTCGGGTTCCGCGATCCGGAGCCCGAGCTCGACGAGGAGGCGCAGGCGTTCGTGCGCCGGATGTCGTTCGTCTTCCTCGGGACGGCGGACGCGGACGGCCGGCCCCACTGCTCCTACAAGGGCGGTGAGCCCGGTTTCGTCCGGGTCCTGGACGCACGGACGCTGGCGCTGCCGGACTACAACGGCAACGGCATGTTCGACTCGCTGGGCAACGTCAGCGTCAACCCCGCGGTCGACCTGCTGTTCATCGACTTCGAGGCCGAGTCCCCCTGGCGCCTGCGCGTCAAGGGGCTGGCCTCGATCTCCGCCGACGACCCGCTGATGGCCGAGTACCCCGGCGCCCAGCTCATCCTGCGGGTCAAGGCGACGCGGATCTACCCGGTGTGCCCGCGCTACGTGCACCGGATGAAGATCGTCGAGCCGTCGAAGTTCGTGCCGCGCGCCCAGGAGCCGCCCCCGCCGCCGCCCGAGTGGAAGCTGGACCCGGCCGACGTGCCGCCCGAGACGCTCCCGGCCGGCGATCCGGCGCGCGCCGAGCTCGAGCGGCGCGCCGCGGCCGCCGCGCGCGGCGAGGCGCCGGCCGAGCCCACGCACGGACCGTGGGTGGGCGGCGTGCCGGGCCGCCGCTGA
- a CDS encoding Glu/Leu/Phe/Val family dehydrogenase, with protein MAGVQEREPPDVTRPAGISNIEVVTQNFDAAADRIGLEDDLRAVFRGSYREVQVQIPVRLSDGRVRVYHGYRVQHNGARGPYKGGLRYHHEVDLDEVRALASLMTWKTAIVGVPFGGAKGGVNCPAHELEPAQIEAITRQLVDKLDQTIGPHRDIAAPDMNTNAQVMAWMMDEWAKLHGHEPAVVTGKPISLGGSYGRENATGRGLVYCFREAAPQLRMTPAETRIVVQGFGNVGSWAARIAHDLGCRIVGVADASGAISAQQGLDPAALRRHLDEGGTLTEFPGAERISGEEFLALECEVFIPAALGGLIHRDNADLLNCRLVLEGANTPTTPAADAILRDKGIHVVPDVLANAGGVVVSYFEWVQNLQNFRWTEREVNDRLGTSMRRAFREVSVRARDQDVPLRLAAYQLGIERVVEAARTRGYV; from the coding sequence ATGGCAGGAGTGCAGGAACGCGAGCCGCCGGACGTCACGCGCCCGGCGGGGATCTCGAACATCGAGGTCGTCACGCAGAACTTCGACGCCGCCGCGGATCGGATCGGCCTCGAGGACGACCTGCGCGCCGTGTTCCGCGGCTCATACCGGGAGGTGCAGGTGCAGATCCCGGTCCGGCTCAGCGACGGGCGGGTCCGCGTCTACCACGGCTACCGCGTGCAGCACAACGGCGCGCGCGGGCCGTACAAGGGCGGCCTGCGCTACCACCACGAGGTCGACCTCGACGAGGTGCGCGCGCTGGCGTCGCTGATGACCTGGAAGACCGCGATCGTCGGGGTGCCGTTCGGCGGGGCGAAGGGCGGGGTGAACTGCCCGGCTCACGAGCTCGAACCGGCGCAGATCGAGGCGATCACCCGCCAGCTCGTCGACAAGCTCGACCAGACGATCGGGCCGCACCGCGACATCGCCGCGCCCGACATGAACACGAACGCCCAGGTGATGGCCTGGATGATGGACGAGTGGGCCAAGCTGCACGGCCACGAGCCCGCGGTCGTCACCGGCAAGCCGATCTCGCTGGGCGGCTCGTACGGCCGCGAGAACGCCACCGGCCGCGGCCTCGTGTACTGCTTCCGCGAGGCGGCGCCGCAGCTGCGCATGACGCCCGCGGAGACCCGGATCGTCGTGCAGGGCTTCGGCAACGTCGGATCGTGGGCGGCGCGGATCGCGCACGACCTCGGCTGTCGCATCGTCGGGGTCGCCGACGCCTCGGGCGCCATCAGCGCCCAGCAGGGGCTCGACCCCGCGGCGCTGCGCCGTCACCTCGACGAGGGCGGGACCCTCACGGAGTTCCCCGGCGCCGAGCGCATCAGCGGCGAGGAGTTCCTCGCCCTCGAGTGCGAGGTGTTCATCCCCGCGGCGCTCGGCGGGCTGATCCATCGCGACAACGCCGACCTGCTCAACTGCCGGCTGGTCCTCGAGGGCGCCAACACCCCGACGACGCCGGCGGCGGACGCGATCCTCCGCGACAAGGGCATCCACGTCGTGCCGGACGTCCTGGCCAACGCCGGGGGGGTCGTCGTCTCGTACTTCGAGTGGGTGCAGAACCTGCAGAACTTCCGCTGGACCGAGCGGGAGGTCAACGACCGCCTCGGCACGAGCATGCGCCGCGCCTTCCGTGAGGTCAGCGTGCGGGCGCGCGACCAGGACGTTCCGCTGCGCCTCGCCGCCTACCAGCTCGGGATCGAGCGCGTGGTCGAGGCGGCCAGGACGCGCGGGTACGTCTAG